From the Roseibium sp. HPY-6 genome, one window contains:
- a CDS encoding manganese/iron ABC transporter ATP-binding protein: MDATVTADTGGLSAEDVTVTYRNGHTALWNASFAIPRGTVTALVGVNGAGKSTLFKAIMGFVPAAYGTIRILDRSVKEALRDNLVSYVPQSEEVDWSFPVLVEDVVMMGRYGHMGFLRRPKPADHEAVGLALERVNMQDFRHRQIGELSGGQRKRVFLARALAQDGQVILLDEPFTGVDVKTEEQIVSLLRELRDEGRVMLVSTHNLGSVPEFCDRTVLVKGTVLAYGPTQAIFTRENLEQAFGGVLRHFTISDETLHTDGDQRKVTILTDDERPFVQYGDKVQTTEGGQ; the protein is encoded by the coding sequence ATGGATGCGACCGTGACCGCGGATACCGGTGGACTTTCCGCCGAGGATGTCACCGTCACCTACCGGAACGGTCACACGGCGCTGTGGAACGCCAGCTTTGCCATCCCCCGCGGCACGGTCACTGCGCTGGTGGGTGTAAACGGGGCAGGCAAGTCAACCCTCTTCAAGGCGATTATGGGCTTTGTTCCCGCCGCATACGGCACGATCCGGATCCTTGACCGTTCTGTTAAGGAAGCCCTTCGCGATAACCTCGTTTCTTATGTTCCGCAGTCCGAAGAAGTCGATTGGTCATTCCCGGTCCTCGTTGAGGACGTCGTGATGATGGGCCGCTACGGCCACATGGGGTTTCTGCGCCGGCCGAAACCCGCCGACCACGAGGCGGTGGGTCTCGCACTGGAACGCGTCAACATGCAGGACTTTCGCCATCGTCAGATCGGCGAATTGTCCGGTGGCCAACGCAAACGCGTTTTCCTCGCCCGCGCCCTGGCACAGGATGGACAGGTCATTCTGCTCGACGAACCCTTCACAGGTGTTGACGTCAAGACGGAAGAGCAGATCGTGTCACTGCTCAGGGAGCTTCGGGACGAAGGCAGGGTGATGCTGGTGTCGACCCATAATCTGGGTTCAGTGCCAGAGTTTTGCGACCGCACGGTTCTGGTGAAGGGAACGGTTCTGGCCTATGGCCCGACACAGGCAATCTTCACGCGTGAGAATCTTGAGCAGGCTTTTGGTGGCGTTTTACGTCACTTCACCATTTCCGACGAAACGCTGCATACGGATGGAGACCAGCGCAAGGTAACAATCCTGACGGACGACGAGCGCCCCTTTGTCCAGTATGGCGACAAGGTTCAGACCACCGAGGGCGGCCAGTAA
- a CDS encoding metal ABC transporter permease: MDLLLEPFSYNYMVNAMWVSALVGGVCAFLSAYLMLKGWSLIGDALSHSVVPGVAGAYILGLPFSLGAFLAGGLAAGAMLFLSERSGLKADVIIGLIFTSFFGLGLFIVSVNPMSVSIQTITMGNILAITPEDTFQLAVIGFVSLAVLLAKWKDLMVTFFDENHARSIGLKPTALKAVFFVLLSACVVAAMQTVGAFLVIAMVVTPGATAYLLCDRFPRLIALSVAIGALTSFTGAYVSYFLDGATGGIIVTLQTLIFLIAFLFAPKHGLLAARRKAAAALRNGGRDAAAAKSGEAV, translated from the coding sequence ATGGATCTGCTGCTGGAGCCGTTTTCCTACAACTACATGGTCAACGCCATGTGGGTATCGGCTCTGGTTGGCGGCGTTTGCGCCTTTCTGTCGGCCTATCTGATGCTGAAAGGCTGGTCCCTCATCGGTGACGCCCTGTCCCACTCGGTCGTTCCGGGTGTTGCCGGTGCCTACATTCTTGGCCTCCCGTTTTCGCTCGGTGCCTTCCTTGCCGGAGGTCTGGCGGCCGGCGCGATGCTGTTTTTGTCGGAACGGTCCGGTCTGAAGGCCGATGTCATTATCGGTCTGATCTTCACCTCTTTCTTCGGGCTCGGACTTTTCATTGTGTCGGTCAATCCGATGTCGGTCTCAATCCAGACCATCACCATGGGCAACATTCTGGCGATCACGCCCGAGGACACGTTTCAGCTGGCCGTCATAGGGTTTGTTTCGCTCGCGGTGCTGCTCGCGAAGTGGAAAGACCTGATGGTCACTTTCTTCGACGAAAATCACGCACGCTCCATTGGTTTGAAACCCACGGCTCTCAAGGCCGTGTTTTTCGTACTTTTGTCGGCGTGTGTCGTCGCAGCGATGCAGACCGTCGGCGCATTTCTGGTCATCGCGATGGTCGTCACACCGGGCGCAACGGCCTATCTTCTGTGCGACCGTTTCCCGAGGCTTATCGCGCTCTCGGTCGCCATCGGGGCTTTAACGAGTTTCACAGGCGCTTATGTCAGCTATTTTCTGGATGGGGCAACGGGGGGCATCATCGTCACGCTCCAGACGCTCATCTTCCTGATCGCCTTTCTGTTCGCACCCAAACACGGGCTTCTGGCTGCCAGGCGCAAGGCCGCTGCTGCTTTGCGTAACGGCGGGCGTGACGCAGCTGCGGCAAAGAGCGGAGAGGCAGTCTGA
- a CDS encoding metal ABC transporter permease, translated as MDVETLLLPFRFPFMQNAFLICIIVSVPTALLSCFLVMKGWALMGDAVSHAILPGIVVAYILGIPLLIGAFAAGMICALATGYLAGNSRVKQDTVMGVVFSGMFGLGIVLYVAVETNAHLDHILFGNMLGVGSQDLLTAGIIALIVGLGLILKWKDLVLHSFDAAQAKASGLPVNLLHYGLLAALSLTIVATLSAAGLILAIGLLIAPGAIAFLLVRTFGAMLWVSVIVCMASMLAGTYASFYLDSAPAPTIILILTGAFLLALVRRLAATRKASLDRVSESSSKAA; from the coding sequence ATGGACGTTGAGACGCTTTTGCTGCCCTTCAGGTTTCCGTTCATGCAGAACGCCTTCCTGATCTGCATCATCGTGTCTGTACCCACGGCGCTTTTGTCCTGTTTTCTGGTAATGAAAGGCTGGGCGTTGATGGGCGATGCGGTCAGCCATGCGATCCTTCCAGGGATCGTGGTTGCGTATATTCTCGGCATCCCGCTTCTGATCGGTGCTTTTGCGGCCGGAATGATCTGCGCACTGGCGACGGGTTACCTTGCCGGAAACAGCCGAGTGAAGCAGGACACGGTCATGGGCGTGGTGTTTTCCGGCATGTTTGGTCTTGGCATCGTGCTCTACGTGGCGGTCGAGACAAATGCCCATCTGGACCACATCCTTTTCGGCAACATGCTCGGTGTCGGTTCGCAGGATTTGCTGACGGCGGGCATTATCGCGCTGATCGTCGGTTTAGGGCTGATACTGAAATGGAAAGACCTGGTACTGCACAGTTTCGATGCCGCACAGGCCAAGGCATCGGGCCTTCCCGTTAATCTGCTTCACTACGGACTTCTGGCCGCGCTGTCGCTGACCATTGTTGCGACTTTGTCGGCGGCGGGCCTCATCCTGGCCATCGGCCTCCTGATCGCGCCGGGCGCGATTGCTTTTCTGCTCGTGCGAACGTTCGGGGCGATGCTCTGGGTGTCAGTGATCGTGTGCATGGCTTCGATGCTGGCCGGGACTTATGCCAGCTTTTATCTCGACAGCGCCCCTGCGCCCACGATCATTTTGATCCTGACTGGCGCATTTCTTCTGGCGCTTGTCAGGCGTCTTGCCGCAACACGCAAAGCGTCGCTTGATCGCGTATCAGAAAGCAGCAGCAAAGCGGCTTGA